DNA from Arthrobacter sp. SLBN-112:
AGGAAGGGACCTTCTCCGAGTTCGTCTTCGACATGTTCGAGTGGGCGTTCGAGGACGAAGAGGAAGAGTAGGGGCTTCCCCCGCTTCCCTTGTTGCCTGGCCGCGGTCCTGGGGCACTTTGACACGGACACGCCGTGATCCGCGCCCATGGCGCGGTTGTCGCGGCTCAATGTGCCCCACGACGGCAGGGCTCACCTCACGCTGAATGATCCCCGCCGGCTCCGCTCCAGCACTGCCAAGACCTGGGCCACCATCTGCTCGGGATGATGAACGACTTCCGCATAGCCGAACCTGAGGCAGAGACGACCGCCTACCACAGTGGCATTGTTCCGCACCCGGTCCTTCTTGACCTGCTTTGCCTCCAAATGGCTGGCCCCGTCGGTTTCCACCACCAGGCAATCCTCGATCAGGAAGTCCACCTCCCCCACGCCCTGGAGCTCAACGTGGCGGCGTACATGAAGGCCAGCCCTCCGGAAGTGGTAGTTGGCCAATACCTCCAGGACCGAATCGGCCCGGGGAATCACGTAATCCAGGACTGCCCGGGCCCGGGCGTTGCGGTTCCCGGGAAGTTTGCGCCGAAGGAATTCCACTGTCACATCTCCCCGTTGCGCCGCGCACTGAACCATGACTAACGCTTCCAGTTCAGGCAGGCAACGCAGGGCATGGATGAGGACGTCCGCCAGGCCCGCCACCGGCAGCCATGGATGGACAGGGTGAAGTATCCGGCCGTGGGTTACGGTTCCCGGCACTGTCTTCTTGTGCCCAGGGCTTAGGTGGACCACGCAGGCCTTCTCCAAGGTCCACAGCTGATAGGCCGGGGCAGCGGAGAGGCAGGTCACGAACGCATTGTGCTGCAGCGCCAAACCGAGCGCGGCGCCTTCCGTC
Protein-coding regions in this window:
- a CDS encoding endonuclease domain-containing protein, whose protein sequence is MDIEGFLRHRGGVARTSSLHRAGFTRTRVDKALAAGRVVRVRRGVYGLPTEGAALGLALQHNAFVTCLSAAPAYQLWTLEKACVVHLSPGHKKTVPGTVTHGRILHPVHPWLPVAGLADVLIHALRCLPELEALVMVQCAAQRGDVTVEFLRRKLPGNRNARARAVLDYVIPRADSVLEVLANYHFRRAGLHVRRHVELQGVGEVDFLIEDCLVVETDGASHLEAKQVKKDRVRNNATVVGGRLCLRFGYAEVVHHPEQMVAQVLAVLERSRRGSFSVR